In Quercus robur chromosome 11, dhQueRobu3.1, whole genome shotgun sequence, the following proteins share a genomic window:
- the LOC126705563 gene encoding pentatricopeptide repeat-containing protein At2g17210-like encodes MRFPTTQLFSKLPNWILRIRESSSNGKWEEVFSHYNQMKKAGIQLTDPSAFPPILKACSNLSFRHGKSIHGSLVKQGFELFTSIGNSTMDFYMKCGDLGSALAIFNCMNKDSVSWNIMIYGYLQKGDLQEGLLWFMSARVDGFEPNTSTLVLVIQACHSLRAKLEGLQVHGYIFRSGFLAIPSVQNSLLSLYADSDMVNAQKMFDEMCEKDVISWSVVISGYVQNVEAEVGLQVYREMVFEVGIEPDGVTMVSLLKACASLGDLSIGRMVHGLVISRGFIFEVYIGNSLIDMYSKCYDAESAFKAFNEMSQRNNVTWNSILSGFVLNMKHLEALSLFYSMVKEGIEADEVSLVNILQTCKFFVQPFHCKSVHCVIIRWGYESNELVLNSLIDAYGKCNLIELAWELFDGMERRDVVSWSTMIAGFTYCGKPDEAIAVFQEMIYAQENLNVVTIINLIEACSASAELRRSMWAHGISIYRGFEAEVAVATAIVEMYSKCGAIEDSRKAFEQISDKNVFSWSAMIAAYGMNGFAREALTLIAEMKKHGVEPNAVTALSVLSACSHGGLIEEGLGFFNSMIKDHRVEPGLEHYSCMVDMLGRAGQLDSAIDLIKKMPEGFEASASIWGALLSACKSHGNSKLGAGAISRVLELEPLNSSGYLLASSMYASGGSFVDAARMRRLVKERGVRVVAGYSLVHVKNRACKFLAGDKSTPQVGEIHSIVDQLHGCMKIDESLAVIEC; translated from the coding sequence ATGCGCTTCCCAACAACTCAATTATTTTCAAAGCTCCCTAATTGGATATTAAGAATCAGGGAGTCATCATCTAATGGGAAATGGGAAGAAGTGTTTTCCCACTATAaccaaatgaaaaaagctgGAATTCAACTAACAGACCCATCAGCTTTCCCCCCCATTCTCAAGGCATGTTCAAACCTCTCCTTTAGACATGGAAAGTCTATACATGGAAGCTTGGTTAAACAGGGGTTTGAATTGTTCACTTCAATTGGTAACTCCACCATGGACTTCTACATGAAATGTGGAGACTTGGGTTCTGCATTAGCTATTTTTAACTGCATGAACAAGGATTCAGTTTCTTGGAATATAATGATATATGGGTATCTTCAGAAAGGAGATTTACAAGAAGGGTTGCTATGGTTTATGAGTGCAAGGGTTGATGGGTTTGAGCCAAACACTTCCACCTTGGTGCTTGTAATACAGGCGTGTCATAGTCTTAGAGCTAAACTTGAAGGACTGCAAGTACACGGTTACATTTTTCGAAGTGGGTTTTTGGCCATTCCTTCAGTTCAGAACTCTTTGTTGAGTTTGTATGCTGATTCTGACATGGTGAATGCACAGAAAatgtttgatgaaatgtgtGAAAAAGATGTTATCTCTTGGAGTGTGGTAATTAGTGGTTATGTGCAAAATGTGGAAGCTGAGGTTGGTTTGCAGGTGTACAGAGAGATGGTTTTTGAGGTTGGCATTGAGCCAGATGGTGTAACTATGGTGAGTCTCCTTAAAGCATGTGCTAGTTTAGGGGACTTGAGTATAGGAAGAATGGTTCACGGGTTAGTGATCAGTAGAGGTTTCATTTTTGAAGTGTATATTGGGAATTCTTTAATTGATATGTATTCCAAGTGCTATGATGCCGAATCTGCCTTTAAAGCCTTCAATGAGATGTCTCAAAGGAACAATGTCACATGGAATTCTATATTATCTGGATTTGTCCTAAATATGAAGCATTTGGAAGCTTTGTCATTGTTTTATTCGATGGTGAAGGAAGGAATTGAGGCAGATGAGGTGAGTCTAGTCAATATTCTTCAGACATGCAAGTTTTTTGTGCAGCCATTTCACTGCAAGTCAGTCCACTGTGTAATAATCCGGTGGGGATATGAATCAAATGAATTGGTGCTAAATTCTCTAATTGATGCTTATGGAAAATGCAATCTTATTGAGCTGGCATGGGAACTTTTTGATGGGATGGAGAGAAGAGATGTTGTTTCTTGGAGCACAATGATTGCAGGGTTCACCTATTGTGGCAAGCCAGATGAGGCAATAGCTGTTTTCCAAGAGATGATCTATGCACAAGAGAATCTCAATGTGGTTACCATTATCAATCTTATTGAGGCTTGTTCAGCTTCAGCTGAACTGAGAAGGTCAATGTGGGCTCATGGAATTTCAATTTACAGAGGTTTTGAAGCAGAAGTAGCAGTTGCAACTGCAATTGTTGAGATGTACTCAAAGTGTGGGGCAATAGAAGACTCAAGGAAAGCCTTTGAACAGATTTCTGATAAGAATGTTTTTTCATGGAGTGCCATGATTGCAGCATATGGCATGAATGGCTTTGCACGTGAAGCCTTAACTTTGATTGctgaaatgaaaaaacatgGAGTGGAGCCAAATGCTGTGACAGCTCTTTCAGTGTTATCTGCTTGTAGTCATGGTGGGTTAATTGAAGAGGGGCTTGGTTTTTTCAATTCAATGATTAAAGATCACAGGGTTGAGCCTGGATTGGAGCATTACTCATGCATGGTTGACATGTTGGGTCGAGCAGGACAACTTGATAGTGCAATTGATTTAATCAAGAAGATGCCTGAAGGTTTTGAGGCTAGTGCAAGTATTTGGGGGGCACTTTTGAGTGCTTGTAAAAGCCATGGGAACAGCAAGCTTGGCGCAGGAGCCATCTCTCGTGTTCTTGAGTTGGAGCCTTTAAATTCATCAGGTTATTTGCTTGCATCAAGCATGTATGCATCAGGTGGATCATTTGTTGATGCTGCAAGGATGAGAAGGTTGGTGAAGGAGAGAGGTGTGAGGGTTGTTGCTGGGTACAGCTTGGTGCATGTAAAAAACAGGGCATGTAAATTTTTAGCTGGGGACAAGTCCACCCCACAAGTTGGTGAGATACATAGTATAGTTGATCAACTTCATGGTTGTATGAAGATTGATGAGAGTTTAGCAGTCATTGAATGCTGA
- the LOC126705565 gene encoding probable galacturonosyltransferase 3 isoform X4, with protein sequence MPCGCKILLLLLESAIIQMNSDTSGAIRISRVKMRDLSASWVWENPMDVHHDQSTSSETVVDSFQSGIRSGENAEHYIDGHQDGRIPYLYNSSMSPVKHMRQIARKERRDLRTAQIIQQDKETDNQMAEAAIERSKSLDTSVKRKYNIWRRDFVHPHSDSILKLMQDQMIMAKAYASIAKSKNESELYNSLMAHSNASQSAIGEAHSDAELHPSALDQAKAMGHILSRAKDKLYDCDIVARTFRAMVQSTEDKVTAMKKKTAFLIQLAAKTIPKRLQCLPLQLAADYYMQGYYSKPDLDKEKLEDPSLYHYAIFSDNVLAASVVVNSTVLHAKEPEKHVFHVVTDKLNFAAMRMWFIVNPPMKATIQVENIDDFKWLNSSYCSVLRQLESARTKEYYFKVNHPTTVSAGEDNLKYRNPKYLSMLNHLRFYLPEVYPKLDKILFLDDDIVVQKDLTPLWSVDLQGMVNGAVETCKESFHRFDKYLNFSNPKISENFDPNACGWAFGMNIFDLKEWKKRNITGIYHRWQDMNEDRTLWKLGSLPPGLITFYNLTYPLDRGWHVLGLGYDPALNQSEIENAAVIHYNGNYKPWLDLAVSKYNSYWSRYVMFDNHYLQFCNIRQ encoded by the exons ATGCCTTGCGG GTGCAAGATACTGCTTCTGCTACTGGAGTCAGCAATTATCCAGATGAACAG TGATACTTCTGGTGCTATTCGAATTAGTAGGGTGAAAATGAGGGACCTATCTGCTTCCTGGGTATGGGAAAACCCTATGGATGTTCACCATGACCAGTCAACAAGTTCTGAG ACAGTGGTTGATTCATTTCAATCTGGGATAAGATCTGGAGAGAATGCTGAGCATTATATCGATGGGCATCAAGATGGTAGAATCCCATATCTTTACAACTCATCAATGAGCCCAGTGAAGCACATGCGGCAG ATAGCACGGAAGGAAAGGAGGGATCTCCGAACTGCACAAATAATTCAACAAGATAAAGAAACTGACAACCAGATGGCAGAAGCAGCAATTGAAAGATCTAAAAGCCTTGACACCTCTGTCAAGAGAAAGTACAATATATGGAGGCGAGATTTTGTTCATCCACATTCAGATTCCATCCTCAAACTTATGCAGGACCAGATGATAATGGCCAAAGCATATGCAAGCATTGCCAAGTCTAAGAATGAAAGTGAGCTTTACAACTCTCTTATGGCACACTCCAACGCAAGTCAAAGTGCTATTGGAGAAGCACATTCTGATGCTGAGCTTCACCCAAG TGCCCTTGATCAAGCAAAAGCAATGGGTCACATTCTCTCTAGAGCAAAAGACAAATTATATGACTGCGACATAGTTGCAAGGACATTTAGAGCCATGGTTCAGTCAACTGAAGATAAAGTAActgcaatgaagaagaagactgCTTTCTTGATTCAGCTAGCTGCGAAAACAATCCCTAAACGATTGCAATGCCTTCCTCTGCAGCTTGCAGCAGATTATTATATGCAGGGTTATTATAGTAAACCGGATCTTGACAAAGAAAAGCTTGAAGATCCTTCTCTCTATCACTATGCCATATTTTCTGATAATGTACTAGCAGCATCTGTGGTTGTCAATTCTACTGTGCTGCATGCAAAGGAAcctgaaaaacatgtttttcatgtAGTCACAGATAAACTGAATTTTGCTGCAATGAGAATGTGGTTTATTGTCAACCCTCCTATGAAGGCAACAATCCAAGTTGAGAACATTGATGATTTCAAGTGGCTGAATTCCTCATACTGTTCTGTTCTACGCCAACTTGAGTCTGCGAGAACTaaagaatattattttaaagtaaaCCATCCTACTACCGTATCTGCTGGGGAAGACAATCTTAAATACAGGAACCCGAAATATTTGTCCATGTTGAATCACCTAAGGTTCTACCTTCCTGAAGTTTACCCAAAGCTGGACAAGATCCTATTTTTGGATGATGATATTGTAGTTCAGAAGGATCTCACGCCTCTTTGGTCCGTTGATCTGCAAGGGATGGTAAATGGTGCAGTGGAGACATGCAAGGAAAGCTTCCATAGGTTTGATAAGTATCTCAACTTCTCAAATCCAAAGATCTCTGAGAATTTTGATCCAAATGCTTGTGGTTGGGCATTTGGCATGAATATTTTTGACTTGAAGGAGTGGAAAAAGCGAAATATAACTGGAATATATCATCGTTGGCAAGATATG AATGAGGATAGGACCCTTTGGAAACTTGGCTCATTGCCACCGGGACTGATCACTTTCTATAACTTGACGTATCCACTGGATCGGGGTTGGCATGTCTTGGGACTTGGCTATGACCCAGCCCTTAATCAATCAGAGATAGAGAATGCCGCTGTCATCCATTACAATGGAAACTACAAGCCATGGCTGGATTTGGCCGTTTCAAAGTATAATTCTTACTGGTCTAGATATGTTATGTTTGACAACCATTATCTTCAATTTTGCAACATCCGccaataa
- the LOC126705565 gene encoding probable galacturonosyltransferase 3 isoform X1: MEAGEKSFPSFHSLQILIFISLMLCNLAFVKANVSNPLPFQREFNEFRPLYYCERCLAGKVQDTASATGVSNYPDEQDIDIIATYSDTSGAIRISRVKMRDLSASWVWENPMDVHHDQSTSSETVVDSFQSGIRSGENAEHYIDGHQDGRIPYLYNSSMSPVKHMRQIARKERRDLRTAQIIQQDKETDNQMAEAAIERSKSLDTSVKRKYNIWRRDFVHPHSDSILKLMQDQMIMAKAYASIAKSKNESELYNSLMAHSNASQSAIGEAHSDAELHPSALDQAKAMGHILSRAKDKLYDCDIVARTFRAMVQSTEDKVTAMKKKTAFLIQLAAKTIPKRLQCLPLQLAADYYMQGYYSKPDLDKEKLEDPSLYHYAIFSDNVLAASVVVNSTVLHAKEPEKHVFHVVTDKLNFAAMRMWFIVNPPMKATIQVENIDDFKWLNSSYCSVLRQLESARTKEYYFKVNHPTTVSAGEDNLKYRNPKYLSMLNHLRFYLPEVYPKLDKILFLDDDIVVQKDLTPLWSVDLQGMVNGAVETCKESFHRFDKYLNFSNPKISENFDPNACGWAFGMNIFDLKEWKKRNITGIYHRWQDMNEDRTLWKLGSLPPGLITFYNLTYPLDRGWHVLGLGYDPALNQSEIENAAVIHYNGNYKPWLDLAVSKYNSYWSRYVMFDNHYLQFCNIRQ; this comes from the exons ATGGAAGCTGGTGAAAAATCATTCCCAAGCTTTCATTCTCTTCAAATACTCATCTTCATCTCACTG ATGCTGTGCAATTTGGCTTTTGTCAAAGCAAATGTATCAAACCCTTTACCATT TCAAAGAGAATTCAATGAGTTTCGGCCCTTGTATTACTGCGAACGATGCCTTGCGGGCAAG GTGCAAGATACTGCTTCTGCTACTGGAGTCAGCAATTATCCAGATGAACAG GATATTGACATCATTGCGACATACAGTGATACTTCTGGTGCTATTCGAATTAGTAGGGTGAAAATGAGGGACCTATCTGCTTCCTGGGTATGGGAAAACCCTATGGATGTTCACCATGACCAGTCAACAAGTTCTGAG ACAGTGGTTGATTCATTTCAATCTGGGATAAGATCTGGAGAGAATGCTGAGCATTATATCGATGGGCATCAAGATGGTAGAATCCCATATCTTTACAACTCATCAATGAGCCCAGTGAAGCACATGCGGCAG ATAGCACGGAAGGAAAGGAGGGATCTCCGAACTGCACAAATAATTCAACAAGATAAAGAAACTGACAACCAGATGGCAGAAGCAGCAATTGAAAGATCTAAAAGCCTTGACACCTCTGTCAAGAGAAAGTACAATATATGGAGGCGAGATTTTGTTCATCCACATTCAGATTCCATCCTCAAACTTATGCAGGACCAGATGATAATGGCCAAAGCATATGCAAGCATTGCCAAGTCTAAGAATGAAAGTGAGCTTTACAACTCTCTTATGGCACACTCCAACGCAAGTCAAAGTGCTATTGGAGAAGCACATTCTGATGCTGAGCTTCACCCAAG TGCCCTTGATCAAGCAAAAGCAATGGGTCACATTCTCTCTAGAGCAAAAGACAAATTATATGACTGCGACATAGTTGCAAGGACATTTAGAGCCATGGTTCAGTCAACTGAAGATAAAGTAActgcaatgaagaagaagactgCTTTCTTGATTCAGCTAGCTGCGAAAACAATCCCTAAACGATTGCAATGCCTTCCTCTGCAGCTTGCAGCAGATTATTATATGCAGGGTTATTATAGTAAACCGGATCTTGACAAAGAAAAGCTTGAAGATCCTTCTCTCTATCACTATGCCATATTTTCTGATAATGTACTAGCAGCATCTGTGGTTGTCAATTCTACTGTGCTGCATGCAAAGGAAcctgaaaaacatgtttttcatgtAGTCACAGATAAACTGAATTTTGCTGCAATGAGAATGTGGTTTATTGTCAACCCTCCTATGAAGGCAACAATCCAAGTTGAGAACATTGATGATTTCAAGTGGCTGAATTCCTCATACTGTTCTGTTCTACGCCAACTTGAGTCTGCGAGAACTaaagaatattattttaaagtaaaCCATCCTACTACCGTATCTGCTGGGGAAGACAATCTTAAATACAGGAACCCGAAATATTTGTCCATGTTGAATCACCTAAGGTTCTACCTTCCTGAAGTTTACCCAAAGCTGGACAAGATCCTATTTTTGGATGATGATATTGTAGTTCAGAAGGATCTCACGCCTCTTTGGTCCGTTGATCTGCAAGGGATGGTAAATGGTGCAGTGGAGACATGCAAGGAAAGCTTCCATAGGTTTGATAAGTATCTCAACTTCTCAAATCCAAAGATCTCTGAGAATTTTGATCCAAATGCTTGTGGTTGGGCATTTGGCATGAATATTTTTGACTTGAAGGAGTGGAAAAAGCGAAATATAACTGGAATATATCATCGTTGGCAAGATATG AATGAGGATAGGACCCTTTGGAAACTTGGCTCATTGCCACCGGGACTGATCACTTTCTATAACTTGACGTATCCACTGGATCGGGGTTGGCATGTCTTGGGACTTGGCTATGACCCAGCCCTTAATCAATCAGAGATAGAGAATGCCGCTGTCATCCATTACAATGGAAACTACAAGCCATGGCTGGATTTGGCCGTTTCAAAGTATAATTCTTACTGGTCTAGATATGTTATGTTTGACAACCATTATCTTCAATTTTGCAACATCCGccaataa
- the LOC126705565 gene encoding probable galacturonosyltransferase 3 isoform X3 — MYQTLYHFKENSMSFGPCITANDALRARCKILLLLLESAIIQMNSDTSGAIRISRVKMRDLSASWVWENPMDVHHDQSTSSETVVDSFQSGIRSGENAEHYIDGHQDGRIPYLYNSSMSPVKHMRQIARKERRDLRTAQIIQQDKETDNQMAEAAIERSKSLDTSVKRKYNIWRRDFVHPHSDSILKLMQDQMIMAKAYASIAKSKNESELYNSLMAHSNASQSAIGEAHSDAELHPSALDQAKAMGHILSRAKDKLYDCDIVARTFRAMVQSTEDKVTAMKKKTAFLIQLAAKTIPKRLQCLPLQLAADYYMQGYYSKPDLDKEKLEDPSLYHYAIFSDNVLAASVVVNSTVLHAKEPEKHVFHVVTDKLNFAAMRMWFIVNPPMKATIQVENIDDFKWLNSSYCSVLRQLESARTKEYYFKVNHPTTVSAGEDNLKYRNPKYLSMLNHLRFYLPEVYPKLDKILFLDDDIVVQKDLTPLWSVDLQGMVNGAVETCKESFHRFDKYLNFSNPKISENFDPNACGWAFGMNIFDLKEWKKRNITGIYHRWQDMNEDRTLWKLGSLPPGLITFYNLTYPLDRGWHVLGLGYDPALNQSEIENAAVIHYNGNYKPWLDLAVSKYNSYWSRYVMFDNHYLQFCNIRQ; from the exons ATGTATCAAACCCTTTACCATT TCAAAGAGAATTCAATGAGTTTCGGCCCTTGTATTACTGCGAACGATGCCTTGCGGGCAAG GTGCAAGATACTGCTTCTGCTACTGGAGTCAGCAATTATCCAGATGAACAG TGATACTTCTGGTGCTATTCGAATTAGTAGGGTGAAAATGAGGGACCTATCTGCTTCCTGGGTATGGGAAAACCCTATGGATGTTCACCATGACCAGTCAACAAGTTCTGAG ACAGTGGTTGATTCATTTCAATCTGGGATAAGATCTGGAGAGAATGCTGAGCATTATATCGATGGGCATCAAGATGGTAGAATCCCATATCTTTACAACTCATCAATGAGCCCAGTGAAGCACATGCGGCAG ATAGCACGGAAGGAAAGGAGGGATCTCCGAACTGCACAAATAATTCAACAAGATAAAGAAACTGACAACCAGATGGCAGAAGCAGCAATTGAAAGATCTAAAAGCCTTGACACCTCTGTCAAGAGAAAGTACAATATATGGAGGCGAGATTTTGTTCATCCACATTCAGATTCCATCCTCAAACTTATGCAGGACCAGATGATAATGGCCAAAGCATATGCAAGCATTGCCAAGTCTAAGAATGAAAGTGAGCTTTACAACTCTCTTATGGCACACTCCAACGCAAGTCAAAGTGCTATTGGAGAAGCACATTCTGATGCTGAGCTTCACCCAAG TGCCCTTGATCAAGCAAAAGCAATGGGTCACATTCTCTCTAGAGCAAAAGACAAATTATATGACTGCGACATAGTTGCAAGGACATTTAGAGCCATGGTTCAGTCAACTGAAGATAAAGTAActgcaatgaagaagaagactgCTTTCTTGATTCAGCTAGCTGCGAAAACAATCCCTAAACGATTGCAATGCCTTCCTCTGCAGCTTGCAGCAGATTATTATATGCAGGGTTATTATAGTAAACCGGATCTTGACAAAGAAAAGCTTGAAGATCCTTCTCTCTATCACTATGCCATATTTTCTGATAATGTACTAGCAGCATCTGTGGTTGTCAATTCTACTGTGCTGCATGCAAAGGAAcctgaaaaacatgtttttcatgtAGTCACAGATAAACTGAATTTTGCTGCAATGAGAATGTGGTTTATTGTCAACCCTCCTATGAAGGCAACAATCCAAGTTGAGAACATTGATGATTTCAAGTGGCTGAATTCCTCATACTGTTCTGTTCTACGCCAACTTGAGTCTGCGAGAACTaaagaatattattttaaagtaaaCCATCCTACTACCGTATCTGCTGGGGAAGACAATCTTAAATACAGGAACCCGAAATATTTGTCCATGTTGAATCACCTAAGGTTCTACCTTCCTGAAGTTTACCCAAAGCTGGACAAGATCCTATTTTTGGATGATGATATTGTAGTTCAGAAGGATCTCACGCCTCTTTGGTCCGTTGATCTGCAAGGGATGGTAAATGGTGCAGTGGAGACATGCAAGGAAAGCTTCCATAGGTTTGATAAGTATCTCAACTTCTCAAATCCAAAGATCTCTGAGAATTTTGATCCAAATGCTTGTGGTTGGGCATTTGGCATGAATATTTTTGACTTGAAGGAGTGGAAAAAGCGAAATATAACTGGAATATATCATCGTTGGCAAGATATG AATGAGGATAGGACCCTTTGGAAACTTGGCTCATTGCCACCGGGACTGATCACTTTCTATAACTTGACGTATCCACTGGATCGGGGTTGGCATGTCTTGGGACTTGGCTATGACCCAGCCCTTAATCAATCAGAGATAGAGAATGCCGCTGTCATCCATTACAATGGAAACTACAAGCCATGGCTGGATTTGGCCGTTTCAAAGTATAATTCTTACTGGTCTAGATATGTTATGTTTGACAACCATTATCTTCAATTTTGCAACATCCGccaataa
- the LOC126705565 gene encoding probable galacturonosyltransferase 3 isoform X2 yields MYQTLYHFKENSMSFGPCITANDALRVQDTASATGVSNYPDEQDIDIIATYSDTSGAIRISRVKMRDLSASWVWENPMDVHHDQSTSSETVVDSFQSGIRSGENAEHYIDGHQDGRIPYLYNSSMSPVKHMRQIARKERRDLRTAQIIQQDKETDNQMAEAAIERSKSLDTSVKRKYNIWRRDFVHPHSDSILKLMQDQMIMAKAYASIAKSKNESELYNSLMAHSNASQSAIGEAHSDAELHPSALDQAKAMGHILSRAKDKLYDCDIVARTFRAMVQSTEDKVTAMKKKTAFLIQLAAKTIPKRLQCLPLQLAADYYMQGYYSKPDLDKEKLEDPSLYHYAIFSDNVLAASVVVNSTVLHAKEPEKHVFHVVTDKLNFAAMRMWFIVNPPMKATIQVENIDDFKWLNSSYCSVLRQLESARTKEYYFKVNHPTTVSAGEDNLKYRNPKYLSMLNHLRFYLPEVYPKLDKILFLDDDIVVQKDLTPLWSVDLQGMVNGAVETCKESFHRFDKYLNFSNPKISENFDPNACGWAFGMNIFDLKEWKKRNITGIYHRWQDMNEDRTLWKLGSLPPGLITFYNLTYPLDRGWHVLGLGYDPALNQSEIENAAVIHYNGNYKPWLDLAVSKYNSYWSRYVMFDNHYLQFCNIRQ; encoded by the exons ATGTATCAAACCCTTTACCATT TCAAAGAGAATTCAATGAGTTTCGGCCCTTGTATTACTGCGAACGATGCCTTGCGG GTGCAAGATACTGCTTCTGCTACTGGAGTCAGCAATTATCCAGATGAACAG GATATTGACATCATTGCGACATACAGTGATACTTCTGGTGCTATTCGAATTAGTAGGGTGAAAATGAGGGACCTATCTGCTTCCTGGGTATGGGAAAACCCTATGGATGTTCACCATGACCAGTCAACAAGTTCTGAG ACAGTGGTTGATTCATTTCAATCTGGGATAAGATCTGGAGAGAATGCTGAGCATTATATCGATGGGCATCAAGATGGTAGAATCCCATATCTTTACAACTCATCAATGAGCCCAGTGAAGCACATGCGGCAG ATAGCACGGAAGGAAAGGAGGGATCTCCGAACTGCACAAATAATTCAACAAGATAAAGAAACTGACAACCAGATGGCAGAAGCAGCAATTGAAAGATCTAAAAGCCTTGACACCTCTGTCAAGAGAAAGTACAATATATGGAGGCGAGATTTTGTTCATCCACATTCAGATTCCATCCTCAAACTTATGCAGGACCAGATGATAATGGCCAAAGCATATGCAAGCATTGCCAAGTCTAAGAATGAAAGTGAGCTTTACAACTCTCTTATGGCACACTCCAACGCAAGTCAAAGTGCTATTGGAGAAGCACATTCTGATGCTGAGCTTCACCCAAG TGCCCTTGATCAAGCAAAAGCAATGGGTCACATTCTCTCTAGAGCAAAAGACAAATTATATGACTGCGACATAGTTGCAAGGACATTTAGAGCCATGGTTCAGTCAACTGAAGATAAAGTAActgcaatgaagaagaagactgCTTTCTTGATTCAGCTAGCTGCGAAAACAATCCCTAAACGATTGCAATGCCTTCCTCTGCAGCTTGCAGCAGATTATTATATGCAGGGTTATTATAGTAAACCGGATCTTGACAAAGAAAAGCTTGAAGATCCTTCTCTCTATCACTATGCCATATTTTCTGATAATGTACTAGCAGCATCTGTGGTTGTCAATTCTACTGTGCTGCATGCAAAGGAAcctgaaaaacatgtttttcatgtAGTCACAGATAAACTGAATTTTGCTGCAATGAGAATGTGGTTTATTGTCAACCCTCCTATGAAGGCAACAATCCAAGTTGAGAACATTGATGATTTCAAGTGGCTGAATTCCTCATACTGTTCTGTTCTACGCCAACTTGAGTCTGCGAGAACTaaagaatattattttaaagtaaaCCATCCTACTACCGTATCTGCTGGGGAAGACAATCTTAAATACAGGAACCCGAAATATTTGTCCATGTTGAATCACCTAAGGTTCTACCTTCCTGAAGTTTACCCAAAGCTGGACAAGATCCTATTTTTGGATGATGATATTGTAGTTCAGAAGGATCTCACGCCTCTTTGGTCCGTTGATCTGCAAGGGATGGTAAATGGTGCAGTGGAGACATGCAAGGAAAGCTTCCATAGGTTTGATAAGTATCTCAACTTCTCAAATCCAAAGATCTCTGAGAATTTTGATCCAAATGCTTGTGGTTGGGCATTTGGCATGAATATTTTTGACTTGAAGGAGTGGAAAAAGCGAAATATAACTGGAATATATCATCGTTGGCAAGATATG AATGAGGATAGGACCCTTTGGAAACTTGGCTCATTGCCACCGGGACTGATCACTTTCTATAACTTGACGTATCCACTGGATCGGGGTTGGCATGTCTTGGGACTTGGCTATGACCCAGCCCTTAATCAATCAGAGATAGAGAATGCCGCTGTCATCCATTACAATGGAAACTACAAGCCATGGCTGGATTTGGCCGTTTCAAAGTATAATTCTTACTGGTCTAGATATGTTATGTTTGACAACCATTATCTTCAATTTTGCAACATCCGccaataa